In one window of Drosophila innubila isolate TH190305 chromosome 2L unlocalized genomic scaffold, UK_Dinn_1.0 4_B_2L, whole genome shotgun sequence DNA:
- the LOC117780270 gene encoding cyclin-dependent kinases regulatory subunit, whose amino-acid sequence MSKDIYYSDKYYDEKFEYRHVVLPKELVKLVPKTHLMTETEWRSIGVQQSRGWIHYMIHKPEPHILLFRRPKTEE is encoded by the exons ATGAGCAAAGACATTTACTACTCGGATAAATACTACGACGAGAAATTCGAGTACAG ACATGTGGTCTTACCAAAAGAGCTCGTCAAGCTGGTACCCAAAACGCATCTAATGACAGAAACGGAGTGGAGATCAATTGGGGTGCAGCAGTCGCGTGGATGGATACACTATATGATTCACAAGCCGGAGCCGCACATTTTGCTATTTCGACGTCCCAAGACGGAGGAGTAG